Proteins encoded by one window of Lactobacillus paragasseri:
- a CDS encoding exodeoxyribonuclease III: MRLISWNIDSLNAALTSDSARAKLTRGVLNTIKEKDPDIIAIQETKLRSTGPTKKHQEILAEMFPDYDYVWRSSEEPARKGYAGTMFLYKNTLTPEVTKPVIGAPEPMDHEGRILTLEFDNYYVTQVYTPNSGNELKRLDDRQVWDEKYTEYLQKLDQVKPVIASGDYNVAHTPIDLKHPENNHHNAGFTDEERQDFDKLLKLGFTDTFRKIHGNVEGVYSWWAQRVRTSKANNSGWRIDYYIVSNRIANQVTKSEMLDTGERKDHCPIMLEINL; the protein is encoded by the coding sequence ATGCGTTTAATTTCATGGAATATTGATTCGCTAAATGCTGCTTTAACTAGTGATTCAGCACGTGCCAAGCTTACACGTGGCGTTTTAAATACAATTAAAGAAAAAGATCCTGATATTATTGCCATTCAAGAAACTAAATTACGGTCAACTGGTCCGACTAAGAAGCATCAAGAAATTTTGGCCGAAATGTTTCCTGACTATGATTATGTTTGGCGCTCTTCTGAAGAACCTGCACGAAAAGGTTATGCTGGGACAATGTTTTTATATAAAAATACTTTGACTCCAGAAGTAACTAAGCCAGTAATTGGGGCGCCAGAACCAATGGATCATGAAGGCCGAATTTTAACTTTAGAGTTTGATAACTATTATGTTACCCAAGTTTATACGCCAAATTCTGGAAATGAATTGAAGCGATTAGATGATCGTCAGGTTTGGGATGAAAAGTATACAGAGTATTTACAAAAATTAGATCAAGTAAAGCCGGTAATTGCTAGCGGTGACTATAACGTTGCTCATACACCAATTGATTTGAAGCATCCAGAAAATAATCATCATAACGCTGGTTTTACCGATGAGGAACGGCAAGACTTTGATAAGTTGCTCAAGCTTGGCTTTACTGATACATTTAGAAAAATTCATGGCAATGTCGAAGGAGTTTATTCTTGGTGGGCTCAAAGAGTGAGAACCAGCAAGGCTAATAACTCGGGCTGGAGAATTGACTATTACATCGTGTCTAATAGAATTGCTAATCAGGTAACTAAGTCAGAAATGCTCGATACTGGTGAGCGAAAAGATCATTGTCCAATTATGTTAGAAATTAATCTGTAA
- a CDS encoding GlsB/YeaQ/YmgE family stress response membrane protein — MLHWIWVLIVGGVIGLIAGAITHKGGSMNWIANIIAGLVGSSLGEALLGAWGPQVAGMAIVPSLLGAIILVILVSWIMTMLFGPRASE; from the coding sequence ATGCTTCACTGGATTTGGGTTTTGATTGTCGGAGGCGTAATCGGGTTAATTGCAGGAGCCATTACTCATAAGGGTGGCTCAATGAACTGGATTGCAAATATTATTGCTGGGCTAGTAGGCTCATCTCTAGGCGAGGCCTTGCTTGGTGCCTGGGGTCCGCAAGTAGCGGGAATGGCAATTGTTCCATCACTCTTAGGTGCTATTATTCTAGTTATCTTGGTATCATGGATTATGACGATGCTATTTGGCCCTAGGGCTAGCGAATAA
- a CDS encoding YjjG family noncanonical pyrimidine nucleotidase, producing the protein MKYKQLIFDVDDTLIDFAATEDSSLHALFKSHKLPLSSDLQKQYHTYNQGLWRRLELGEITYDELSEMTFHDFIKENFNLDVDGNEWMNEYRSYFGEAHQLLPGVEDTLKFAKKQGYKLTVLSNGEKFMQRHRLELAGIKDYFDLIVTSEEAHYSKPNPHAFDYFFSRTEIGPNETLFFGDGLQSDILGAEKYGFDSIWYNHRHRKDTIGLHPLFEVETYPEFVKIMQNDFQKAY; encoded by the coding sequence TTGAAATATAAACAATTAATTTTTGACGTTGATGATACTCTGATCGACTTTGCGGCTACGGAAGATTCATCTTTGCATGCGCTATTTAAATCACATAAGCTGCCTCTTTCTTCTGATTTGCAGAAGCAATATCATACCTATAATCAAGGGCTTTGGCGTAGACTTGAGCTTGGTGAGATTACGTATGATGAGCTAAGTGAGATGACTTTTCATGATTTCATTAAAGAGAATTTTAATTTAGATGTAGATGGTAATGAATGGATGAATGAATACCGTTCTTACTTTGGCGAAGCACACCAGTTATTACCGGGTGTGGAAGACACGCTTAAGTTTGCTAAGAAGCAGGGATACAAGTTAACTGTATTAAGTAACGGTGAAAAGTTTATGCAGCGCCACCGCTTAGAGTTAGCAGGAATTAAGGATTATTTTGATTTGATTGTAACGTCTGAAGAAGCTCATTACTCTAAGCCAAATCCACATGCTTTTGATTATTTCTTCAGTAGAACTGAAATTGGTCCAAATGAAACCTTATTCTTCGGGGATGGTTTACAGTCAGATATTTTAGGTGCTGAAAAGTACGGCTTTGACAGCATTTGGTATAACCATCGTCATAGAAAGGATACAATTGGTCTTCATCCCTTATTTGAAGTCGAAACATATCCTGAATTTGTTAAAATAATGCAGAACGATTTTCAAAAAGCATATTAA
- a CDS encoding CsbD family protein: MKDKHGIKDKVAGKFKEVEGKVTGDKARELEGKAQQAKGKVKSKATKVKEDLE; encoded by the coding sequence ATGAAAGATAAACATGGAATTAAAGACAAAGTAGCAGGTAAATTTAAAGAAGTAGAAGGAAAAGTCACTGGCGATAAGGCTCGTGAATTAGAAGGAAAAGCTCAACAAGCTAAAGGAAAAGTAAAATCTAAGGCTACTAAAGTAAAAGAAGACTTAGAATAA
- a CDS encoding DegV family protein yields the protein MPIKIITDSTANITADQIDGIEHITVPLSLHVDGKLWMDTPDIDLDKFLHTLKHTKSKSTSACPNVNDWLKSFEGSDEIFVITLTSALSGSYNSATQAAKIYHEKNPKAKILVFDSRSAGPQLRLLAEKIASLANAGKSFEEIVKATEEYQHQLDLMFALQDLTNLGNNGRIPPAVAKIAGLLKLFVIGTANNKGEFELLGKARGAKKARRKLLDEMVKAGYKGGRVQIDHVQNEGSALSMKEIILDNFPDAKVTIGECGALCSFYAEDGGLMVGFEKE from the coding sequence ATGCCAATAAAAATTATCACAGATTCAACTGCGAATATCACAGCTGATCAAATTGACGGAATTGAGCACATTACAGTTCCTTTATCGCTTCACGTTGATGGCAAGCTTTGGATGGATACGCCTGATATTGATTTAGACAAGTTTCTTCATACTCTAAAACACACTAAGAGCAAGTCTACTTCTGCTTGTCCCAATGTAAACGACTGGCTTAAGTCTTTTGAAGGTAGCGACGAGATCTTTGTAATTACTTTAACTAGCGCCCTTTCCGGTAGTTATAATTCAGCTACTCAAGCAGCTAAGATTTATCATGAAAAGAATCCAAAAGCTAAGATCTTAGTATTTGATTCTCGCTCAGCTGGTCCTCAATTGAGATTACTGGCTGAGAAAATTGCTAGTCTAGCAAATGCGGGTAAGTCATTTGAAGAAATTGTCAAGGCCACTGAAGAGTACCAACACCAGCTTGATTTAATGTTTGCCTTGCAAGACTTAACTAATCTAGGAAATAATGGTCGTATCCCACCAGCAGTCGCTAAGATTGCTGGTTTATTGAAGCTTTTCGTTATCGGAACTGCCAACAATAAAGGTGAATTTGAACTTTTGGGTAAGGCACGCGGTGCTAAGAAAGCTAGAAGAAAACTCTTAGATGAAATGGTCAAAGCCGGCTATAAAGGTGGCCGTGTTCAAATTGATCACGTTCAAAATGAAGGCTCTGCCCTAAGCATGAAAGAGATTATCTTAGATAACTTCCCAGATGCTAAAGTAACGATCGGCGAATGTGGTGCCCTCTGCAGTTTCTATGCTGAAGATGGCGGTTTAATGGTTGGCTTTGAAAAAGAATAG
- a CDS encoding GTP-binding protein — MKKVTIGILAHVDAGKTTLSEGLLYQSGTLRKLGAVDKGTAYLDNDNLEKKRGITIFSHMARIKNENSELLLLDTPGHIDFAQEMEETLGVLDYAILVVSASEGVTAYTQTLWNLLKSHKIPTFIFVNKMDTLKANKGKVLQDLSTLDDNCVEFGGEDSEFYEKIATADEAILEEYLESGQIKDEEIKDLIFQRRIFPVYFGAALKLKGVAEFLQGLDKWTKKIEYPEKFASRIFKISHDEKGERLTWLKVTGGELRAKTELMPDEKVNEIRLYNGTKYQVVPSAQAGEIAAISGLKTTYPGQGLGFERDQTNFTMQPVLTYAVQTVPDKMHATLTALRQLEDENPQLHVKWDKQAEEISIDVMGKIQLEILQQILHDRFGLKAEFAQGKILYQESIKDSVEGVGHFEPLRHYAEVHLLLKPGKLGSGLVFKNECSLEVLPKKWQDQVMDSLANKEHLGVLTGSPLTDMEITLVGGRGSNVHTVGGDFREATYRALRQGLMELKAQNQVSLLEPWYQFTLRINREQVGRAINDIEKKGGKFEIGESDHDVVTITGQAPVAQMQDYATEVRNYTHGSGQLECLFAGYRKCKNSAEVIESINYDPVSDIYNTPNSVFCSHGAGHTVVWNEVPDYAQYPYLQS, encoded by the coding sequence ATGAAAAAAGTAACAATAGGAATTTTAGCTCACGTTGATGCAGGCAAGACTACTTTGTCAGAAGGCTTGCTTTATCAAAGTGGCACGTTAAGAAAATTAGGTGCAGTTGATAAGGGAACTGCATATTTAGACAATGATAATTTAGAAAAGAAACGTGGAATTACGATCTTTTCTCATATGGCGCGCATTAAAAATGAAAATAGCGAGTTGCTCCTCTTAGATACTCCCGGCCACATTGACTTTGCCCAGGAAATGGAAGAGACGCTTGGCGTATTAGACTATGCAATTTTAGTTGTGTCGGCTAGTGAAGGCGTAACTGCCTATACACAGACGCTTTGGAACTTATTAAAAAGTCACAAGATTCCAACTTTTATTTTTGTTAATAAGATGGACACGTTAAAGGCTAATAAGGGTAAGGTTCTTCAGGATTTAAGTACTCTCGATGACAACTGTGTTGAGTTTGGGGGTGAAGATTCTGAGTTTTATGAAAAAATTGCTACCGCAGATGAGGCAATTTTAGAAGAATATCTAGAATCGGGTCAGATAAAAGACGAAGAAATCAAAGATTTGATCTTTCAAAGAAGAATTTTCCCAGTGTATTTTGGTGCAGCTTTAAAATTAAAAGGCGTAGCTGAATTTTTACAGGGACTAGATAAGTGGACTAAGAAAATAGAGTATCCTGAGAAATTTGCTAGTCGTATTTTTAAGATTTCTCACGATGAGAAAGGCGAACGCTTAACTTGGCTTAAAGTTACTGGTGGTGAATTAAGAGCCAAGACTGAGCTAATGCCTGATGAAAAGGTTAATGAAATTCGTCTCTATAACGGTACTAAATATCAAGTAGTTCCTAGTGCTCAAGCTGGCGAAATTGCTGCTATTAGTGGCCTGAAAACTACCTATCCTGGTCAAGGCTTAGGCTTTGAAAGAGATCAAACGAACTTTACAATGCAGCCAGTTCTAACTTATGCAGTTCAGACTGTACCGGATAAGATGCATGCGACGCTAACAGCTCTAAGACAGCTAGAAGATGAAAATCCGCAATTGCATGTTAAGTGGGACAAGCAAGCAGAAGAGATTAGCATTGATGTGATGGGAAAGATTCAGTTAGAAATTCTCCAGCAGATTTTGCACGATCGCTTTGGCTTAAAAGCTGAATTTGCTCAAGGCAAAATTCTTTATCAAGAAAGCATTAAAGATTCAGTTGAAGGAGTAGGACATTTTGAACCTTTAAGACACTATGCGGAAGTTCACTTATTGTTAAAACCTGGTAAGTTAGGCAGCGGCTTAGTTTTCAAAAATGAGTGTAGTCTAGAAGTGCTGCCTAAGAAGTGGCAAGACCAAGTAATGGATAGTCTAGCAAATAAAGAGCATCTAGGTGTTTTAACCGGTTCTCCTCTAACTGATATGGAAATTACACTAGTTGGCGGTCGCGGTAGCAATGTACACACAGTGGGTGGTGACTTTAGAGAGGCAACCTATCGTGCGCTGCGACAAGGTTTAATGGAATTAAAAGCACAAAATCAAGTATCTTTACTTGAGCCTTGGTATCAATTTACTTTAAGGATCAATCGGGAACAGGTTGGTCGTGCAATTAATGATATCGAGAAAAAAGGCGGGAAATTTGAAATCGGAGAAAGCGATCATGATGTCGTGACGATTACTGGTCAAGCGCCAGTAGCACAGATGCAAGATTATGCAACTGAAGTTAGGAACTACACGCACGGCAGTGGTCAACTTGAGTGCTTATTTGCAGGCTATCGGAAATGTAAAAATAGTGCTGAAGTAATTGAGTCAATTAATTATGATCCTGTTTCTGACATTTACAACACCCCTAATTCTGTTTTTTGCTCTCATGGCGCAGGTCATACTGTTGTTTGGAATGAAGTGCCAGATTATGCTCAATATCCGTATTTACAATCTTAA
- a CDS encoding magnesium transporter CorA family protein: MLTVYDKNGYITSDNLLSAKLVILVNPTSEELTNIEKTIGCDAHVFTKQTSATEVSHFNVLPKCKIENARIFVSFNFDAGQTQVEDAIYPTIAIFNSQQLILVLQKKPAPILENQKAIAKLSVEDLLIKQLLYQNHCFNEELTKIKQQLDQLDHAARTTTKTKSLKEATDLTRTLVYFNHTMDDQASSIEALTDFLKKQHSANSIFIIDLLLSQRRITKKIKVYRDLLESINGLFSAMMDNHLNNLMKYLDSIALIISIPALISGIWGMNVGGLPGKDNEFGFLWVILFGAALAIISALLLRKKNYLK, encoded by the coding sequence ATGCTTACTGTTTATGATAAAAATGGCTACATAACATCAGACAATCTATTATCAGCTAAACTTGTTATTTTAGTTAATCCTACTTCTGAAGAATTAACCAATATAGAAAAAACAATCGGGTGTGACGCGCACGTCTTTACTAAACAAACGTCCGCTACTGAAGTATCACATTTTAACGTCTTGCCCAAATGTAAAATTGAAAATGCCAGAATTTTCGTATCCTTTAATTTTGACGCTGGTCAAACTCAAGTTGAAGATGCGATTTATCCCACAATTGCGATCTTCAATTCTCAGCAACTAATCTTAGTTTTACAAAAAAAGCCAGCACCTATTTTAGAAAATCAAAAGGCAATTGCTAAACTATCAGTTGAAGATCTTTTAATTAAGCAACTACTTTATCAAAATCATTGCTTTAATGAAGAATTAACTAAAATAAAGCAGCAACTTGATCAGTTAGATCATGCAGCAAGAACTACTACCAAAACTAAGTCTTTGAAAGAAGCAACGGACTTAACCAGAACTTTGGTCTATTTTAATCACACAATGGATGACCAAGCTTCTTCTATTGAAGCTCTAACTGACTTTCTTAAAAAGCAGCATTCGGCCAACTCAATTTTTATCATTGATCTACTACTTTCTCAGCGCCGGATTACTAAAAAAATAAAAGTTTACCGCGATCTTTTAGAATCAATTAATGGACTTTTCTCGGCAATGATGGATAATCATTTAAACAATTTGATGAAATATCTTGATTCAATTGCTCTAATTATCTCAATTCCGGCTTTAATTAGTGGCATCTGGGGGATGAATGTTGGCGGATTGCCAGGTAAGGATAATGAATTTGGATTTTTATGGGTAATCTTATTTGGAGCTGCCTTAGCCATTATTTCAGCTTTGCTTTTGCGAAAAAAGAATTACTTGAAATAA